CTGCGTTGGCCATGAAGTTTCTTTTGTAAATCAAGCCCAAAATGGAGTTAGCTGGTTATGGATATTTGGGGATGGTACGTTCTCTAATGAGCACAATCCCGTTCATATTTATCAACAGCCCGGAATATTTCAACCAATACTGATAGCTCGGGCAACTGGGGGCTGCGAAGATACATTTTTTGCACCAGAACCAATAATAATCAATGAGTTGCAAGCAGACTTTGTATCTATTCCAAACTATCCGGTAAAATTGGTACTGCCATTGACAGAAATTGTGTTTATAGATTCTACTCCTAATTCTACCTCTTGGTTATGGCTTTTTGGGGACGGAACATCGGCCACCGGAAAATCAGTTACTCACTCTTACCAATATTTTGGAACTTACTATGTAACGTTATTCGTAACGAACCAGATAGGCTGCACAGATACCGTTATTCATGGCCCGTATTCAATTATTGAACCAGATATTATTATCCCGGACGTTTTTACCCCTAATGGAGACGGTATCAACGAAGTTTTTAAAGTGAATTATACCGGCGGATTATCATTCCAGTTAGTGGTGCTTGACCGTTATGGAATGCAAATGTTTGAAACAAACGATCCAAATACCGGATGGAATGGGAAAAATAATGGAACTGACGTACCGGAAGGAGTTTATTACTACAAAGTTATAGTTGGAAATAAGCATCCTTATACTGGAAATGTTACCTTACTGAGATAACTTAGGTAAGGTAACATTTAAGCATCTGGGTAAGTTTTTCGGCTACTAACGATAAGCAAAAAAAATAGGGCTGAACTTTTGTTATTTTCAGAAATATTGCGTTGTTTTGCGGGCTAAATTTTAAGGGCAAAATATGGCCGAACAACCAACTCCTGTTATTAACCAGCCAAAGACCGAAATTCCCGTTGTGGCAGAAACCGTTGAATCTACCATAAATTATGATGTACTTATTCAAAAGTACAAAAATTTTGCTCTGGGAATCTTAGGGGGCATTGTACTTGCTATTGGAGGATACTTATATTATCAAAGCTATTTAGGAGACCAGCAGAAAGAAGCTGTTGATCAGATGGTTCGGGCTGTCCGCTTTTTTGAAAAAGATTCAGTAGATAAAGCAATAAAAGGAGACTCACAGTATCCTGGATTTGAAAAATTGGCAGATGAATATAGCGGAACACCCGCAGGTAATTTGTGCAAATATTATTTAGGATGCTGCTATCTCAAAAAAGGAAATATAAATAAGGGAGTTGAATACTTGGAGAGTTTTTCCAAAGGAGATGACCTGATAGGCGCATCAGCCTACGCTGCACTTGCCTTTGCCCACGAAGAGAAAAAAGACTTTGCGGAAGCAGCTAAAAATTACCGAAAAGCTGCCTCAATTAACGAAAATAGCCAGACAACTCCTTTTTTCTTAATGAATGCCGCCAGAAATGAAGAACTTGCCGGAAATAACGCCGGTGCCTTAGAAATATACCAAACAATTAAGCGAAAATTTCCCAATAGCCAAGAAGGCCAGAGTGTCGAAAAATACATCGCTAAGTTTGAAGATTGATGGGAAAGAAACAACCCGCCGAAATCACCTATAACAACAAACAAGACCACCAGAATACGCGGATAGCAATAGTTGTTGCTAAATGGAATAGTCAAGTAGTAGAAAATTTACGAGAGGCGGCAGTAGCAACTTTACAGAAATATGGGGTTATCCAAATATCGGTACTGTATGTGTCCGGTTCTTATGAACTCCCGCAGGGAGCTAATATCGCCCTTCAATATCAGCATTATGATGCTGTTATCTGCTTGGGTTGTGTGATACAAGGAGAAACCCGCCACTTTGAATTTATTTGTCAATCCGTAAGTAGCGCTATCCAACAAGTTTCGTTGAAATACAATAAACCGGTTGTTTTTGGCGTTTTAACAACAGACACCTTTGAACAAGCAGAGGAGCGTGCCGGCGGTAAGTTTGGGAACAAAGGCACAGAAGCAGCCATCACAGCCTTAGAAATGATTGATTTAACCCAAAATATATCATCTTCAAAAATATGAACAGCATAAAAACAGTAATAAGCCGCGCATTTACTTATTCGGAATATTTAGAATTAATAAAAAAACTGCTGGCAGAAAATAAAACAACGGGAACTGACCATAGCTCGGGAATGATAAACTACACCAAGTTAAATCTTTCTCGTATGGAAAAATGGAATAAAATAGGCCAACTACTACCAGAATGGGAAAAACTAAAGAACATTAAAAACCAAACTTGGTGGCTGATAACTGAAGCATGGTGCGGAGATGCCTCACAAATTGTCCCATTTATCGCAAAAATTGCGGAAAACTACCCTCAAATAGAACTTAAAATTATCTTACGAGATGAAAACCAGTCTGTTATGAACCAATATCTAACAGACGGAAACCAGGCGATTCCAATATTAGTAGCTATTGAGTATAACCACGAGCATAATACAGAAAAAGAACTATTTGTTTGGGGACCCAGACCCCAAAATGCACAAAACCTTGTAAAAGAATGGAAAAAAAATCCAAACAACAGAACCAAAGAGCAGCTTTACGAGGAAATGCACACTTGGTATGCACATGATAAAGGAACTAATATACAACAAGAGTTGTTCTCAAAAGTAAGTTCTAATTAAGTGAGTACAAATTTAAACCTACATAAAGTAACCTTCCTATTTGAAAATAATCCACAAAAAACCATTGAGGTTCAGGCAGTTACAGGAGAAACACTGTTGGATATTTCTAAAGAAAATGAGATAGGGCTTCATCATAATTGCGGCGGTGTTTGTGCCTGCACAACGTGCCATGTCTATATTGAGTCAGGAATGGAAAATATATCCGAAATGAGTGCCAGAGAAGAAGACTATGTGGATAGTGCATTAGATCCCAGGTTAGAATCTCGTTTAGCCTGCCAATGCGAAATATCAGGAGATGTGGTAGTTACTATCCCTGACCAGAGCCGCCTTTCCGAATAACAAAATTAAATGCAGATGGAAAGTAAGCACTTTGAAATTCCGATTAACTGGAATGACACCGAAGACATTGCTATGGCTTTGTATGAAAGATTCGGCCATGAGTTTAACGAATCAAAAATTTATCGAATTCGTTTTGTAGATTTACATAAATGGATTTTGGAAATTCCTAATTTTGTGGGAAAACCAAACGAATCAACCGAAGCTCACTTAGAAATGGCCCAAACTGCGTGGGTCTATGAGTGGCGAGATAACGAAAAAAATA
This genomic stretch from Bacteroidia bacterium harbors:
- a CDS encoding tetratricopeptide repeat protein, with the translated sequence MAEQPTPVINQPKTEIPVVAETVESTINYDVLIQKYKNFALGILGGIVLAIGGYLYYQSYLGDQQKEAVDQMVRAVRFFEKDSVDKAIKGDSQYPGFEKLADEYSGTPAGNLCKYYLGCCYLKKGNINKGVEYLESFSKGDDLIGASAYAALAFAHEEKKDFAEAAKNYRKAASINENSQTTPFFLMNAARNEELAGNNAGALEIYQTIKRKFPNSQEGQSVEKYIAKFED
- the ribH gene encoding 6,7-dimethyl-8-ribityllumazine synthase — encoded protein: MGKKQPAEITYNNKQDHQNTRIAIVVAKWNSQVVENLREAAVATLQKYGVIQISVLYVSGSYELPQGANIALQYQHYDAVICLGCVIQGETRHFEFICQSVSSAIQQVSLKYNKPVVFGVLTTDTFEQAEERAGGKFGNKGTEAAITALEMIDLTQNISSSKI
- a CDS encoding thioredoxin family protein, with protein sequence MNSIKTVISRAFTYSEYLELIKKLLAENKTTGTDHSSGMINYTKLNLSRMEKWNKIGQLLPEWEKLKNIKNQTWWLITEAWCGDASQIVPFIAKIAENYPQIELKIILRDENQSVMNQYLTDGNQAIPILVAIEYNHEHNTEKELFVWGPRPQNAQNLVKEWKKNPNNRTKEQLYEEMHTWYAHDKGTNIQQELFSKVSSN
- a CDS encoding 2Fe-2S iron-sulfur cluster binding domain-containing protein, which gives rise to MSTNLNLHKVTFLFENNPQKTIEVQAVTGETLLDISKENEIGLHHNCGGVCACTTCHVYIESGMENISEMSAREEDYVDSALDPRLESRLACQCEISGDVVVTIPDQSRLSE
- the iscX gene encoding Fe-S cluster assembly protein IscX, translated to MESKHFEIPINWNDTEDIAMALYERFGHEFNESKIYRIRFVDLHKWILEIPNFVGKPNESTEAHLEMAQTAWVYEWRDNEKNNL